The genomic stretch CAGCACTCTAATATTATGGCCGCCAGAAGCCCGGCTGCCAGACTGGGATGAGGCGGCCGTCTCTTGTACATTTCATATCCCGGCCTCTCACGAATGGAGGAGCCCAGTACCCAATGCAGACTATGCCGCGCGCCGCCGGGATGGATATCAGCTGTTTAAGTAAGGTTCCCGCAAGAAGGACGGCTCCTGAAAGCCGTCCCAGGGAACAGAAAGATGGGAGGAATTCTATGGCAGGTAAAGGAAGCATCTATCAACGAGGAGAGAACACATGGAGGATTGATCTATTCCTCGGGGTGGATCCGCTCACGAACGAGAAGAAGCGCATCACCAAGACAGTCCACGGGTCGAAGAAAGACGCGGAAAAGGTCCTGAGAGACCTCTTGAGGAAACTGGATGACGGGGAACTCAGGGAGCCAACGAAGATGACCGTGGCCGAGTACCTGAAAAGCTGGCTTGAAACTCACAAGAACAAGATTGCCGAAACAAGCCTGGGCTGGTATACGATGATATGCGACCTACATATCATTCCCGCGCTCGGCCATATCCGGCTTCAGGAGCTTACACCGATGATGGTCCAAGAGTTTTACAATAAGAAACTGGGAAGCCCGGCTCTTAACGGTAGAGGAACGCTATCCGCCTCAAGCGTGGACCACATACACAAAGTTCTGCACAAGGCGCTAAACCAGGCCGTAAAATTGCAACTAATCGCCAGCAACCCTTGCGATGCGGCCGAGCCTCCAAAACCTAAGAAAAAGGAGGTCGATTTTTGGACACCAGAAGAAGCAGCGAAGTTTCTTGACGCGATCCAAGGCGATCGATTGTACGCCCTTTACTATACCGCCCTATATACGGGTATGAGGCGTGGAGAGATCCTCGGCCTGAAATGGGAGGATGTGGATCTCGAGAATGGGATCATCACTGTAAGGCGAGCAATTGTGGGCTATAGAAGAGGCACTGTAGTGAAGGAGCCCAAGAATGAGAAAAGCAAAAGAAGGATTCAAATTACCCAGGATGTAGTGGATGTTCTTAAAGGCTACAAGGCGATTCAAAATAGGGAAAGGCTGCTCTGTGGAGAGGACTACGTGAACAGCGGGTATGTTTTCACTAAGCCTGGAGGCGGGCCATTGGAGCCTTCCTATGTGACCGTGCGTTTCAGGAAGCTTATTAAAAAGGCTGGAGTAAGAGGAATTAAATTCCATGCATTGAGGCACACCCACGCAACCTTGCTGGGAGCAGCGGGGGTGCCGATGAAAGCCATCTCTGCGCGCCTGGGTCATTCATCTATCGTAATGACAGGGGATATCTACTCTCATGTATTCAGCGACATGGACAGAGGCGCCGCTGACGTTTTCAGCGAGGTTATGAAAAAGGCGAGGACCGAGAAAAAAGATAGGCTCTCTATGGCAAATTGAACACTAGACTCTGTTTTTCCACCAAGGAATTGAGATGTCGTCTAGAATATCCTGGAAGAAAAATTCCACCAAAAACTCCACCAATTCCCTAGTTTTTAGGAGATGTGACTGACTACGAAAGCCCTCAAACCCTTGAAAATACTGGCGCGCCCGGAGGGATTTGAACCCCCGACAAGCAGATCCGAAGTTACAGAATTGGTTTGCCCCGGTGAGCTAACGTGCGCCAAGGTCTCTTCTATGTCAAGGGTTTGAGGGCTCTTCCATTGTTAGGAAAAACTCATTTTTGTTACCCTTTATCAGGCTGTTTTCCACCAAAATTCCACCATGGTGGTGGGAGAATGCGGAAATCTAGTGGCTGGTGGAAGCAGTTCTCCTCATCTGTTTCGCTATGAGCCGTTTCTAATTCGTACCTCAAAGCGAGTTAAAGGACAACGGGGACTTACAACAAGAAACTCGCCAACCTATTGCGACAGGTAGAAGAGCTCGCCATAGTGGGCTGGCTAGGTCGTTTTCCATCCAAAGTGTTTCTTAATAAGCCCGGTATCGTGACTGTGGCCCAGGCCGTCAGATTCAGTGGCGGCCCAAAGTAGCGTAGGACCGGCGCTCGATCAAACGCCCACAGTTACTTGTGTGCTGCCTGAGACTTCTTTAATTGCTGAGGGCTAGAGACCTCGTGGTACACTTCAGTTCTCTTGGCCTCCAGGTCTCGGGCCCCCCTCAATAGATCCACTTCCTCTTTACATTCTTCAGGCTCAAGATGAATAACGCGATGCTAAATCCAATAAGTATCGCAAAACTCAGTAGTGGCACTATATGACCGTCACCGTTTATCGAGGATTTTAATATGTCTACCCCATAAGTGAGCGGGATTATATAGGATACAGGCCTTAGGATGAACGGCAGTTCCCTGATTGGTATGAATAACCCGCACAGGAACACCATGGGAAACCGAAAGAAGTTGGAGAACGTTTGGGCCTCAAAGACTTCGCTCACCGTTACCGCGATGAATAGACCCAGGAAAGTTGAAGTCACAGCCATTAAAACGACGCTGCCTACCGCTGGAACCCACTTGATGCCAGATAAATCTGTCATGAAAGATGCAAAAATGATTGGAATGAAAGCATTGACTATCCCGAAGAGGATGGCACCAGTCGTTTTGGCTAACATTAGAAGACTAAGATCAATAGGGGCCAGCAAGAGTCGTTCGAAAGACCGATTTCTTCTCTCGAAAGTGATCGTCACCGCGAGCATGGATGTGGTACCAAAGAGAATGGACATAGACATAACGCCTGGCAGAATCCCACGGATATCTGCAGCACTCTGTGATTTCAAGAAAAACATGAGGGTCCAGGCAACAGGGAAGATGATACCCCAGCTTATGTTAGGCGGCTTAAGGTAGTAAGCCTTCATATCCTTCATCAAGATATTCCAAAAAGCAATCCACGCTTTCATCTCCGGTTGCGCTCCTTTTCCTTTTTCATTCTGTCAATCTCAATGCCTGTGACCTTAACAAAGACCTCCTCTAGGGAAGGACGAATTATCTTCGCTTCATAAACAGTCAAGCCGTTTTCATCAAAAAACTGCATCAATGGCATGAGGCTAATGGGAACAGGGGAATGGATTCTGAGGGTATCATCACTAAGAAACTCTGTGGAGAATTTGGGGAACCTCTCGTCAATGATGTCTCGTAATCGTAAAACGCCATTGGCCAAGGTAAATTGAACGATAGTCTCCTGCTGGGCTTGCTCCATGAGTTCGTCGACAGTCCCGACCTGGACTATCCTTCCATCAACAATAAATGCTATTCTATGGCAAAGCCGCTCAGCCTCCTCAATATAATGCGTGGTCAGGAATATGGTAGTGCCGTTGGCGTTCAAATCGCGGATCAACTTACGTATCTGCCTCGCACTGGCTACATCGATACCGGTTGTCGGCTCGTCCAGGAAAAGGATCTTCGGCTCGTGGATGATTCCCGCAGCAATGGTGAGTTTTCTCTTCATTCCTCTGGAATAAGCCTTAAACGGCCTATTTCCGGCCTCTGTAAGTCCGAACTGTTCTAGAAGTTGACGTGCTCTCTCCTCACGCTTCCGCCGTTCCATACCGTAAAGCGCCGCACAAAAGCACAGGTTTTGAAAGCCATCAAATTCATCGTATAGATTGCTTTCATCAGGCACTATTCCTATGACTTGCTGAGCCTTCTTGATTTGATGAGCATAATCATATCCCAACAATTTGACCGAACCAGCTGTTATTCTTGCAAGGCCGGTCAGCATGTTGATTGTAGTTGTCTTTCCTGCGCCATTGGGGCCAAGGAAACCGAAGATTTCACCTTGCTTGACATAGAAATCGATGCTTTTAACGGCTGTGAAGTCCTGGTACTTCTTGGTTAAACCCTGTACTTCGAGTATATTCATTTGACCATCTCCCCATCTTCTCACTGCAGAGCATTCAACCCCAATGCGTGTGGAAGTCCAATTGGCTAAATAAGCCCTTGCATATGAAGAGAGAGCAGAAATCTACCGATGGCCACGGCAAATACCACACTATCCAGCACCCTATCCAGATTTGGGATATTGCAGACTACTTCTCTTCGTGTCCACAAGGATGATCCTTCTTATCTCCATGGCATTCCTCTATCTGCTCTGGACTACATTCGCCTGGTTTGCCTTTCAACTTCTCGGGGCGCTCACACTTGCACTCACATATGCACACGGCTTCTTCCCTTCCCTCTACAGTACCCTTTCGGGTTGTGGATTCCCGGCGGCAAACATATTCGTATTGGACAGGTTGCGCTGCCATGGATTGTAAATCATTGGCAATTTGTCGAAGTACATCTCTCTCAACGGAGTAATGAGTCCAATACCCTCGCTTTTCTCCTTTAATTAATCCTGTTTTCCGCAGGATTTGCAGATGTTGAGATACTGCGGCCTCGGATATTCCCAGACGTCGTGCCAAGGCACCTACGCAGTAGTCATGGGTCAAAAGCAAGTTCACTATTCTAAAACGCGTCTCATCAGCTAGAGCTTTGAGCCTTCTAGGGAGATACTCCATGGTTTCATCCAATCCAATAAAGTGCTTACTTAAGTATAGCATAAGTTACTTAATCAATTATGTCAATAACCACCATAATAGATTCTCGTTGTTGATGATGTCCTATCTTTACTGATTTCTTCGCGTGGCACAATTTCAGGGGTCGGTGAAAGGAAACGACCATAAACCGTGCAGCGACGGATATGGCAACCCTAAGGTGTCAAACTCAAGTTTAAGAGTCAAGCCTGGACAAGGCCGCAAGCAGGTTAGACTTGAACACCCGAACTTGACTGCGAAGACCGATGTTATGCCGATTCGCTTTGTTTATCGTCGGGCCTTTGCTGCACAGATTTTGAAGCATAATCCAGAATTGCCAGGCGAAGTGCTGCGGGACCTAATACGGAACAGTGAATCTTTTCGTCTGGGAGGCCACCGAGAGCCTTGATAACGTCATCCTCAGTAATTCCCCAGGCTTCTTTGAGGGTTTTACCCATAGCCAGTTCAGTGGTTATGCTGCTTGTCCCTATGGCTGCCGGACAGCCAAAAAGTTTAAATTTGACGTCTACTAGTCTTCCATCCTTCACCTTAATATACACACGCAGATAATCCCCACACGAAGGGTCGCCAATTGTCCCAACCCCATCCGCGTTAGGTATCTCGCCGACATTCCGAGGATTAAGGAAATGATCCAGGACCTTCTCGGTATAGAATGACATATTATAACTCATCCCTTCGGTATCCCCCGATAAAAAGCTACACCTGTGATAAAGATTAAAACTCAAATATACTCCCCACACTACCCAGCTCAAACCTTTCCCCGAGTAGTCGCGCCATCTCTGTACGGGCATTAAACCCCGTACAGTGGAGCGGAACTACCTTATCCACTCCAAGTTCCATGAATGCGCGGAGAGTAAGCTGTAACCGGCTTATGCTAGCTTTTTCAAGGTGCATACCACCAATCACCGCATGTATCCCATCTGTTCCTGTTAGGCTTTTTATGTACTTCAGGGTATTAATCACACCGGCGTGACTACAGCCCAGGATCACCACCAGACCTTTACGAGTTTTAATAGCCATAGTCTGGTCATCGAGGAGAAAATCTGTTACGAGCTTTTGATCGTGCTCCACCAGGAACTCGCGGGATATTTCTTCGAAGTCGGTGGTACCTGGGATTTCGCCTGTGAGGAGTATACCTTCATCCAGCTTAACAGGCTTCCTATCGAGGTGAAGTTTGACTCCGGACTTTGCCAGGTAATCCATGTCCAGCGGGCTTCCTATTTCTTTAACCCTATCATCTGCCTTTACATACTTCTTCTCAAACGCATTGGGATGAGTATAGAGATCTATACACTTCACCTCGTTCAAGAGAGAAGCCAGGCCACCTGTGTGGTCATAATGGCCGTGGCTTAATACAACTAAATCTATATCCTTGAGGTTTAGCCCAAGTTCTCTTGAATTATGAATCAAAACCTCTCCGGACTGCCCTGTATCAAAGAGTATTCTCCGCCCCTTGACTTCGACTAACAAAGAGAGGCCATGCTCTGCCCATAACTTCTCCTTCCTGGCAGTGTTCTCAACCAGGATACTTACCTTGACCTCGGCATATTCTCCAGCCACCCTCATCAACTCCTTTGGACGCGGGCCTGTTCAAGACGAAATGAAACTCTCTCCCAGAGTCCCTTTATTGCTTTTGAAGCCTTCCCTCTCCCATGGCCGGATCTGCCGCGCCCGTAATCAACAACAGGTAGCCCCTCCATCAACGCGTAAACCACCTCCTCATCAAACGGGATCCTTCCCGCAACTTCTATCCCTTCCCTATAGCAGTATTCTTCGATCTCCCTGGCTTTCCGTTCATCGAGGTCATATTTGTTGATGCAAACCATCGCTTCTACATTGAAATGCTTCGTTAACCCCAGAATTCTCTCCAGATCATGGCTGCCGGCCACAGTCGGTTCGGTAACGATAAGAGCCATATCCACGCCGGAAATGGAGGATATGACCGGACAACCTATACCTGGCGGCCCATCGGTGATAATATAATCTAATCCCTGGCCTTCAGCGATAGAACGGGCCTGGCGCCGGACTTCGGCTACCAGTTTGCCTGAGTTCTCCTCAGCAATCCCAAGCCTGGCATGAACTAGGGGACCATAAAGGGTATCCGAGATAAACCAGTGGCCTGAGAGATTGTCTTTCATGGTTATTGCCCTTTGAGGACAGGCATAGTAACATACGGTACAGCCCTCACAGGAAACAGTATTGACCTCGATAAGGTCATCACCCCTGGTAATGGCCCCAAAACGGCAGGCTTCAACACAGGTCCCACAACCGGTACACTTCTCCTGATCGATCACAGCTTTCTTAGATCCATAGAATTCTGTGGTATTGCGTACTGTGGGCTTTAGAAGGAGGTGAAGGTCTGCTGCATCCACATCACAGTCGGCCAGTACCTTGCTTTTAGCTAAGACTGCAAATGCCCCGACTATAGAGGTCTTGCCGGTACCTCCCTTGCCGCTAATAACTAACAGTTCTTTCACCGGTGTCATCCCTTCATATGGTTTCACAAAAGTGCCTGGTCAGGCTCTCCGGTCCTTGCGAGAGCGTGAATCTTTCGCCAAAGCCCTCTAAAGGCCGCTTTTAACTCAGGGAATTCCTCTATGAGACGACCTCCCCTTGCATAGCAGGCGGCATATCTCCGGTCAAAAGGGATTTCCAATAATATGGGTATCTCCTCCCGCTCGCAATAACCTACAAGGTCCTCATTACCGAGCCCTGAGCGGTTGATTACGACCCCAAAGGGGATTCCCAGCTCTCGAACCATCCCGATTGCCAGAGTAAGATCATTCAACCCAAAGGGTGTTGGCTCAGTAACGAGTATGCAAAAATCACTATCTTTCACTGAAGCCACAACAGGGCAGGAAGTCCCGGGCGGGGCATCGATGATTACCACTCCGTTGGTACCGTGGTCAATTATCTTGTCCTTTACGGCTCTTATTACAGGAGGGGCCAGAGGGGTACCTATATTCATCTTTCCCTGGATGAATGCGATCTCTCCTGAATGGCCACTTTCAATAAGGCCTATCTCCTTTGCTTCTTCCGATATAGCCCCTGTAGTGCAGAATCGGCTGCATCCCCCACAACCGTGACAGAGCTCAGGAAAGGTTATCACCCGGCCTCCCAGGACGATGATCGCGTGGAAAGCGCAGACCTCCCCGCACCTTCCGCAGGAGTTACATCTACTTTCATCAACCACCGGCACAGGCAGCGTTACTTTTTCCGTGGTTTCGAATACGGGATTAAGGAAAAGGTGTGCATTGGGCTCCTCTACATCACAGTCCAGGAGTTGGACCGGCAGGTTTCCTTCAAGGGTTAAGGCCAGATTTACTGCAACAGTCGTTTTACCGGTCCCACCCTTTCCACTCGCCACTGATATAATCATTGGACATCTCCATTCTTCTTGTATAGCTCAAACGGGAAAATCCTCCGACATGGGGTTAGACATGGGGTTAGGGGTTAAAGGGATTGCCCCTCGGCACAAATTGCGTCGCCGACCTTGACCTCCCCGCCCTTAATCACATTGGCGAAGATACCTTCTCTGGCGAAGACGCTTTCTCTCGATATTACACAATTATCAGCCTGATGGCCTATAACACGTCTATCGTGGTAAGGTTTCCCTATCTGAGTTACCTCCAGGATAACATCCTTCCCTACCTGAAGCCTGGTTCCCGCTGGGAGTGAGGCGAGATCGATATCCCTTGTCGCAATGTTTTCCGCAAACCCCCCGGACTTCACATCGAATCCCTTCATCCTCATCTTTTCAATACTTTCTTCTGCGAGGAGACTCACTTGCCTATGCCAATCCCCAGCATGGGCATCCCCTTCAAGTCCACGGTTTTCGATGAGAAAAGACCTCTCTATGTTTCTTTTGGGAGTCCCTTTTCTCTCACTTATGCAAACAGCAATTACCTGACCTCCCAAGGCTCTTCCCCTCCTAGATAAACCTACCGTAAATAGGCCATACCACCGGATGTTATCCCCCTATCTGCGATAGGGCATTATATGAGATTTCATCTCTAGCACTCAGGGTAGTTCCTCTCTCCGGCTTAGCAACGATAGCCTTCCTGAAAACCATGAGCAGCTCTTCGTCGCTGGCTCCATTTCTCATAAGGGTCCGGACATCAAATGCCGGGCCTGATACCAAACACGAACGAAGTTTTCCATCGGCTGTAAGCCGCAATCTGTTGCACGTCTCGCAAAAGCCTTCACCATATCGCCCGATGAGCCCTACAAGAGCTCTTGCCCCGGGCAACCGAAAGTATATCGCTGGCCCTTTACCCGGGATAGTCGTCTCTGAATTCGGTACAGGCTTACCCCCCATAGCGATAATGTGTCTTACCACCTCATGGACAGGAATTGCCTCTTCGGTATGCTGTGGACCCCATTCCCCCAAATAAGCATCATTTGGATAAACCTGACATGCCACCCCCGGGAGATGCTTAAACTCGCGAGTGCCTCTAGTTCATCACGGTTTACGCTCTTCTATTTTAATAGGAGACAGCCCTGCTTTCGAGGCCGCCTCTATACCTGACAAGACATCGGAAAGATTTCCCCATCGGGTGAGCCTGCGATAGATCTCCGGCTTTAAGGTGTCCAGGCTGACATTTACCCTCTTGAACCCCGCTTGGGCCAGTCTCTCCGCCTGGTCCTTCAACAAGATCCCGTTCGTAGTCATGCTCAAATCAAAAATACCAGGGATCCCGGAAAGTCTCCTGATGATATCCGTGAGGCCTTTTCGGACAAGAGGTTCACCGCCTGTAAGCCTAACCCGTTTTATCCCTATACGGGTCCCAATCTTTACGAGCCGCTCAATTTCCTCATTCCTGAGGATATCCTCATGGTTCTTTAGCTCTACGCCTCCTTCGGGAAATGCACCGAAGATTGCACCGGTCAGTCACGGAAACTCTGAGGTATTCGATATTCCGTCCAAAGCTATCTCTCAACTAAACCTCCCCCGCAACCTCACCCATGCATGAGAGGTCACAGCCACCCACTTTAGATCCAGAAGAATACGCTTCCTTGCTTCTTTCAGAATGGTCAACCTTCTAGCCTTATCGCACCATTGGGACACCCGTCCACGCAGACCCCGCACTCGACGCACTTATCAGGGTCAACCTATGCAACCTCATCCACGGTAATGGCGTTCACCGGGCAGGCCTCTTCACAAATCCCGCAGCCGGTGCATTTTGCATGATCGATAACTGCTGCCATAACTTTTTCACTCCCATCCTTTTCCACACCACTGAACATTTTTCTGCTCCGGATAGCCCCAGTCGTACTGGCAATGGTTTAAGAATCAATGTTTATGATTACACTCACGGCCTCCCTGGCCGTGCTCACAGAGGCTTTCTCCGCTTTCAAGACGGCCTGCAAGGTATGAATTGATCACTTCGTCCACCCGCCCTGAAACGCCTGTTATGGTCTGGATGTTGTTTTCAGCAAATAATCCTTGCGCCCTTGGTCCCATCCCACCTGCGATAATACAGGAAACCCCCAGCTTCCCCAGGTACCCTGGCAGGAATCCCGGTTCATGCCCTGGGTTGGGGATAATGACCTTGTTTTCCACCTTTCCGTCGTTTAATGTAAATATGGTGTATTCAGGGCAACGACCGAAATGCGCTGCTACCATGGGTCCATCCGTCGCCACCGCAATTTTCACGAAAGAATTACCTTCTTCACTCTCTTTGCCCTTCAAATGCCCACTCATACCGAAGTGCGGGCTCACCGTAGCCTCAGAAACTATTGCAAGCTCTCCTTTTTTGTAACTCTTGATAGCATCACGTACAGTTCCTGTATTCACGGTATACACCTTGATTCTTGCACTTTGGAGCGTGCGCGCGGCGTTGGGACCCACATTGCCCGTGATGACCGCCTCAATACCGCGGTTGGCCAGGAATTGTGCGCTCTGGATTCCTGCACCTCCGGAAGCCATGAGGTTTTCATTTGGCACTGCCTCAAACTCCTCGGTGTCGGGGTCTATAATGATAAAGTATTGGCACCTACCGAAGCGGGGATCTAAGGCCGAGTCTAGATCTTTGCCCTGTGATGTAACCGCGATTTTCACTCTGAATCACCCTCCGAGATTTCCAGTATTGGATCTGGCATTCCTTGCACTTAGAGCCCTCGTAATGGCTTTCTCAATGATTAGCACCACAATGCCACCGGTTAAGGCGGTGATCAGCTGCGGCACTTGCATTGCTTTGGCAACAGCAGGCGGGACTTTGACCGCGAAGCTAACAGCGGACGCCAAAATAAGATACTTCAGGATCGAACCGATAAGGAGCCCTGGAACTGACCCCCGTAGGCCATTACCCCATAACCTTCTAAAAACACAGAATGCGGCCACTAAAACGGCATTACCGAGCATAATGAATGGAATCATAGGACCCAATGGCGCAGCCAGTATCCCTCGAACAAAGGCTATCCAGGGGGTGAGAAGCCCAATAAGGATGCCTCCCGTGGCTCCAACTAAAATGCCTGAGATGAGAAGCATAGCATTTACGGCCGGACCTGTAAAGGGTTGGGGTAGGCCTAACATTTGTATGGCCAGGGTGATAGCTAGCAATAAAGCCGTCCTGGTTAGCCAGCGTAACCGGACCCGCCAGATATCTGACTCCTGTTGTATGCTATGGGATTGCATCCCGGTCATCTCCCTCTTGAGGCTCTGTTTTATTGGCCTTGAGAGGAGGGGAAGGAGAAGGTGTCCCCTCCTCTCAGTCCTTGGAACTGGGGACTACCTGAGATGGTTTAATGGTAGGCTACTTGCCTTCTTCAGCTCCACCCTTCTCCGGGCCGCCCAGCTCCTTCAGGCGTTCCTCAATACCCTTGAGTTCCTCCTTCAGGAACTCTGCCTGCTCCTTTAGGAACGCCATCTCCTGTTCAGAAGCGGTCTTGATTGCCTCTTCCGGATTCTGGGCCGTATATGGAACCCCGTAAAAGGGGGCCGGGTAAAAAGGGGCAGCCCAGGGCCGGTATGCTGGAGCTGCCCACCCGGGGTAGCCGAAACGTACCCAGCCAGGCAAGCCCGTCGCGTAATACATTCGCCTCCAGCCCCGGCCGCGGCCAAATCCCAGCCCCCTACCGAGCCGGCGCCAGAATCCTCCACCCCAGAGCCCAACCGGGTTCATATAACCGGGAACCGGGAATCCGGCACAGTACCCTGCGGCCCTTCCCGTCATCGGGCCAAGACCCATAGGGCCAGTTCCATCTCCTCTAGGCATACGTTACACCCCCTTTCTGTGTCGTGCTTCACTTTAGATACTCAAAGCTGCCTTCATCCAATCTATTCTGCATATATTTCCACGAGGATAGGGCAAATTACCGCTCGTCATCAAGAGACCCGGGTTAGCACCCCAGAACTTGTCCCAAACTTGACTATATCTTCCCAGTTTATCGCGCCCTCTACCTCCGGACTATCGTACTGCTCGACCTGCCCCTGATCACACAGTTCAGCAAGTTTCGGGTCAAGGGGCAAAGCCCCAAGGTAAGGTATCCCTGTAGCCTTTGCCACTTCCTCGCCTTTTGAAGGCCCAAAGAGCCGAAGCATCTCGCCACACTTGGGACATATCGCATAGCTCATATTCTCAATGAGCCCAAAAACAGGAGTATTCATTATTGAGGCCATCTTTATGGCCTTCTTGACTACCATCACTGCCAAGTCTTGCGGGGAGGAGACAATAACTACACCGTTTAATGGCAAAGATTGCATTACCGTGAGCGGGGCATCCCCTGTCCCGGGTGGGAGGTCTACAATCAGATAGTCGAGATCTCCCCAAATAACGTCTGTCCAGAACTGCCTTACGGTTCCAGCTATGAGGGGTCCCCGCCAGATGACAGGATCGTCTTCGTGATCCAGAAGAAGATTCAGCGACATAACCTCTATACCAAGTGGGGTTTTAGCCGGGAGAATCCCGAATTCAAAAGTCTCCGCTCTGGAGTGGATGCCGAACATCTTGGGTATGCTCGGTCCTGTGATGTCTGCGTCGAGCAAACCGACTTTGTAGCCTTTTTTAGCCAGTTTTACTCCTAAAAGGGCAGCCACTGAGGATTTGCCTACCCCGCCCTTGCCGCTCATAACGGCTATGACATGGTGGATGTTGTTGAGTTCATTTTGCGGGAGCTTTTCAATCCCTTGGGTATGATTGCCATGGGAGCTCTTTTCCTGTTTGTCCTGAGTAACCTTGCACTCTTCAGTCATATTCCTGCCTCCTGTGGAGATTCCCCGGGTATTCCCCTGGTTTTCAATACGTCCCTGATGTTTATGTGCTATTTTGAACGGCATGCCTCGCAGTAGCCAAATACCTCTATAGAATGATCCGATATCTCGAAATTTTGACTCTGGGCTATAATCTTCTAGAAATCTTCTGGTATTGACACGGTAACCTCAGATATCCTGCCGCACCTAAGACAAACAAGGTGATAATGTGGCTGGGTATGTGTTGGGGTAAGCTCATACCTGGCAGGACCTTTCCCTATCTCGAGTCTTGCCACAAGCCCCAACCTTTCCAAGTCCATCAGGGTGCGGTAGACAGTAGTCAGTCCCAGCTTAAGGCCCTGGGCCCGGGCAATCCGGTATATCTGCTCTGCAGTCAAATGCCTATTTTGGTGACTGCTCAGGACCTTAAGGACAGTCCTTCGCTGAGGCGTGATTCGGAATTCCTTCTCGGCGAGCTTCCTTTCCGCGTGGAGGGGCTCCCCTTTCATAGCCTTCACATCCTGCCATCGCGATCGTTAATGGTCATACGTTCATTAATAGTATACCCACTATTCTGTGCATATGTCAATAACTATGTCAAAAAAATATTCCAGGCCTGCCAACCTGGAGTCTATTGGCCATGTCATCTATGGAAATACGTCTTTCCACTCGTAGAATTATCGGCATTGATAAGGCCCAGCCCTAAAAGTATCCCAAGGTACTTAGAAGCTTCATTCATATTAAGCCCCAAACCGTTTGCCACATCTGCAATTGTGCAAGGTCTCCGTCTCAGAAGGTTGAGTATCTGATCATACCTAGCCTTCATATCCTTTCCCTCGGCTGCAGGTTGCCCAACAGAGGTTTGTCGGTTGCCTGGCACAGTAATTACT from Bacillota bacterium encodes the following:
- a CDS encoding iron-sulfur cluster assembly scaffold protein; this encodes MSFYTEKVLDHFLNPRNVGEIPNADGVGTIGDPSCGDYLRVYIKVKDGRLVDVKFKLFGCPAAIGTSSITTELAMGKTLKEAWGITEDDVIKALGGLPDEKIHCSVLGPAALRLAILDYASKSVQQRPDDKQSESA
- a CDS encoding site-specific integrase; this translates as MQTMPRAAGMDISCLSKVPARRTAPESRPREQKDGRNSMAGKGSIYQRGENTWRIDLFLGVDPLTNEKKRITKTVHGSKKDAEKVLRDLLRKLDDGELREPTKMTVAEYLKSWLETHKNKIAETSLGWYTMICDLHIIPALGHIRLQELTPMMVQEFYNKKLGSPALNGRGTLSASSVDHIHKVLHKALNQAVKLQLIASNPCDAAEPPKPKKKEVDFWTPEEAAKFLDAIQGDRLYALYYTALYTGMRRGEILGLKWEDVDLENGIITVRRAIVGYRRGTVVKEPKNEKSKRRIQITQDVVDVLKGYKAIQNRERLLCGEDYVNSGYVFTKPGGGPLEPSYVTVRFRKLIKKAGVRGIKFHALRHTHATLLGAAGVPMKAISARLGHSSIVMTGDIYSHVFSDMDRGAADVFSEVMKKARTEKKDRLSMAN
- a CDS encoding MBL fold metallo-hydrolase; protein product: MAGEYAEVKVSILVENTARKEKLWAEHGLSLLVEVKGRRILFDTGQSGEVLIHNSRELGLNLKDIDLVVLSHGHYDHTGGLASLLNEVKCIDLYTHPNAFEKKYVKADDRVKEIGSPLDMDYLAKSGVKLHLDRKPVKLDEGILLTGEIPGTTDFEEISREFLVEHDQKLVTDFLLDDQTMAIKTRKGLVVILGCSHAGVINTLKYIKSLTGTDGIHAVIGGMHLEKASISRLQLTLRAFMELGVDKVVPLHCTGFNARTEMARLLGERFELGSVGSIFEF
- a CDS encoding winged helix-turn-helix transcriptional regulator; this encodes MEYLPRRLKALADETRFRIVNLLLTHDYCVGALARRLGISEAAVSQHLQILRKTGLIKGEKRGYWTHYSVERDVLRQIANDLQSMAAQPVQYEYVCRRESTTRKGTVEGREEAVCICECKCERPEKLKGKPGECSPEQIEECHGDKKDHPCGHEEK
- a CDS encoding 4Fe-4S binding protein — encoded protein: MKELLVISGKGGTGKTSIVGAFAVLAKSKVLADCDVDAADLHLLLKPTVRNTTEFYGSKKAVIDQEKCTGCGTCVEACRFGAITRGDDLIEVNTVSCEGCTVCYYACPQRAITMKDNLSGHWFISDTLYGPLVHARLGIAEENSGKLVAEVRRQARSIAEGQGLDYIITDGPPGIGCPVISSISGVDMALIVTEPTVAGSHDLERILGLTKHFNVEAMVCINKYDLDERKAREIEEYCYREGIEVAGRIPFDEEVVYALMEGLPVVDYGRGRSGHGRGKASKAIKGLWERVSFRLEQARVQRS
- a CDS encoding ABC transporter permease; the encoded protein is MKAWIAFWNILMKDMKAYYLKPPNISWGIIFPVAWTLMFFLKSQSAADIRGILPGVMSMSILFGTTSMLAVTITFERRNRSFERLLLAPIDLSLLMLAKTTGAILFGIVNAFIPIIFASFMTDLSGIKWVPAVGSVVLMAVTSTFLGLFIAVTVSEVFEAQTFSNFFRFPMVFLCGLFIPIRELPFILRPVSYIIPLTYGVDILKSSINGDGHIVPLLSFAILIGFSIALFILSLKNVKRKWIY
- a CDS encoding ABC transporter ATP-binding protein encodes the protein MNILEVQGLTKKYQDFTAVKSIDFYVKQGEIFGFLGPNGAGKTTTINMLTGLARITAGSVKLLGYDYAHQIKKAQQVIGIVPDESNLYDEFDGFQNLCFCAALYGMERRKREERARQLLEQFGLTEAGNRPFKAYSRGMKRKLTIAAGIIHEPKILFLDEPTTGIDVASARQIRKLIRDLNANGTTIFLTTHYIEEAERLCHRIAFIVDGRIVQVGTVDELMEQAQQETIVQFTLANGVLRLRDIIDERFPKFSTEFLSDDTLRIHSPVPISLMPLMQFFDENGLTVYEAKIIRPSLEEVFVKVTGIEIDRMKKEKERNRR